The Apium graveolens cultivar Ventura chromosome 6, ASM990537v1, whole genome shotgun sequence genome contains a region encoding:
- the LOC141668801 gene encoding DDT domain-containing protein DDR4-like, with amino-acid sequence MDLGDDRNVAPATVIAQRNSLRQRWELASVLNFLTVFEALIKSNLKVSAEEVEMAIIEPNDLLSKLHIVLLKGIPPVSKILDRPDAWVSTLCRKLSEWWPWVADGDLPLTVNKGKEVSEYKELEPTTRLLVLKALCEIRLIQGDAVSFINDSIKTGSMVSAFQKEKICGDEKGTSYWLDGDASVGFRLYKEVQKFDTKTKVQGKGNLQATNIQWETIATSPEEFRKVVVEFSSSKIKLEVEVCKTVEANVIPVLEKLQTKLERVAKQKDREEKLLSGFRNSGLTRACRTRKAVTYTYDEYDKKIREAISMQEPTKKRKTAKEPVLLKQHDDVKKVSKSSSEESSGSEVKGRERSKHSDNKKESETTSQESSESDVKSQGDIASESETVSDMLQDSDDDGNSDVEYDDDINDASSEDGSALNSSDKENKNPGNSNRATYARRRVSLRWSKRVAGVDTSPAQDISKGAKDRPRRRPIHKSSLKSCVSPKSEEASSPADSSDTTSSGNLSDDSNS; translated from the exons ATGGACCTCGGAGATGATCGGAATGTTGCTCCGGCGACGGTAATTGCTCAACGGAACAGCCTCCGTCAGCGCTGGGAGTTAGCCTCCGTTCTCAATTTCTTAACC GTCTTCGAGGCGTTAATAAAGAGTAATTTGAAAGTGAGTGCGGAAGAAGTAGAGATGGCGATCATCGAGCCCAACGATTTGCTTTCCAAACTTCACATTGTGCTGTTGAAG GGTATACCGCCAGTAAGCAAAATTTTGGACCGTCCCGATGCTTGGGTTTCTACACTGTGTAGGAAACTGTCCGAGTGGTGGCCATGG GTTGCTGATGGGGATCTTCCTCTCACTGTAAATAAAGG GAAGGAGGTGTCAGAATACAAAGAACTTGAACCCACAACTCGACTACTTGTGCTCAAAGCGCTTTGTGAGATCAGACTCATA CAAGGTGATGCAGTGTCTTTTATCAACGATTCCATTAAAACTGGATCTATGGTTTCTGCATTTCAGAAAGAAAAGATATGTGGTGATGAAAAAGGGACTTCATACTG GCTTGACGGAGATGCTTCCGTTGGTTTTAGATTATACAAGGAAGTACAAAAGTTTGATACGAAGACAAAGGTTCAGGGCAAAGGAAATCTTCAGGCAACAAATATTCAATGGGAAACAATTGCAACTAGTCCTGAAGAATTTCGTAAAGTTGTG GTTGAGTTCTCCTCTAGTAAGATAAAGCTAGAAGTAGAAGTTTGCAAGACTGTTGAAGCCAATGTCATTCCAGTTCTCGAGAAATTACAGACA AAATTGGAGAGGGTAGCAAAACAAAAGGATAGAGAAGAAAAGCTTTTAAGTGGTTTTCGGAATTCTGGCCTCACCCGAGCATGCCGGACTCGTAAAGCAGTTACTTACACATATG ATGAATACGACAAAAAAATTAGGGAGGCTATAAGCATGCAAGAACCTACAAA GAAGAGGAAGACTGCCAAGGAACCTGTGCTTCTAAAACAACACGATGATGTTAAGAAAGTAAGTAAATCATCTTCAGAAGAGAGCTCAGGATCAGAGGTGAAAGGCAGAGAGAGGAGTAAACACAGTGATAATAAGAAAGAATCGGAAACCACTTCACAGGAGAGCTCTGAATCAGATGTGAAATCACAAGGTGATATTGCTTCTGAAAGTGAAACTGTGAGCGACATGCTTcaagatagtgatgatgatggCAATAGTGACGTTGAGTATGATGATGATATAAATGATGCAAGTAGTGAGGATGGCAGTGCCTTGAACTCCTCTGACAAGGAAAATAAGAACCCTGGAAACAGCAATCGTGCTACATATGCCCGCAGGCGAGTCAGTCTGCGTTGGAGTAAGAGGGTTGCTGGGGTTGACACCAGTCCTGCTCAAGACATTAGCAAAGGTGCTAAAGATAGACCGAGGCGAAGACCTATCCATAAGAGCTCCCTCAAGTCTTGTGTTTCCCCTAAGTCCGAAGAAGCAAGTTCACCAGCAGATTCCAGTGATACAACTAGCAGTGGGAACTTGTCAGATGACAGCAATAGCTGA